Proteins co-encoded in one Desulfuromonas sp. genomic window:
- a CDS encoding NUDIX hydrolase, with translation MKKELKCPACGAPVEAYRNPIPTVDIIIRVGEKIVLIERRNEPRGWALPGGFVDYGESLEAAAVREAREETALELGNLKQFGAYSDPARDPRQHNISVVFTAEGLGTPQGGDDAARAALFSLNDLPAPLCFDHDRILEDYRKTVTGDGGRVQAATEKN, from the coding sequence ATGAAAAAAGAACTGAAATGCCCCGCCTGCGGTGCCCCGGTCGAGGCCTACCGCAACCCCATTCCCACCGTGGACATCATCATCCGGGTGGGGGAGAAGATCGTCCTTATCGAGCGCAGAAACGAACCCAGGGGCTGGGCCCTGCCAGGGGGCTTCGTCGACTATGGGGAGAGCCTGGAGGCCGCCGCCGTTCGCGAGGCCCGGGAAGAGACCGCCCTGGAACTGGGAAATTTGAAACAGTTCGGAGCCTACTCCGACCCGGCGCGCGACCCACGACAGCACAACATATCGGTCGTCTTCACCGCAGAAGGCCTGGGAACGCCACAGGGGGGCGACGACGCGGCCCGGGCCGCCCTCTTCTCCCTAAACGACCTCCCCGCCCCGCTGTGCTTCGATCACGACCGGATTCTCGAGGATTATCGAAAGACAGTGACGGGTGACGGGGGACGGGTGCAAGCCGCTACTGAAAAAAATTGA
- a CDS encoding peptidylprolyl isomerase, which translates to MAYATARHILVDTEEECLKLKAEIEGGADFADIARSYSSCPSGRGGGDLGSFGPGQMVKEFDEIVFSADLNTVHGPVKTQFGYHLVEITKRW; encoded by the coding sequence ATGGCGTATGCGACAGCCCGGCACATCCTGGTGGATACCGAAGAAGAATGCCTGAAACTTAAGGCCGAAATCGAAGGCGGAGCAGATTTCGCCGATATCGCTCGGTCATATTCCTCCTGCCCCTCGGGTCGCGGCGGCGGCGATCTCGGCTCTTTCGGCCCGGGGCAGATGGTGAAGGAATTCGATGAAATCGTCTTTTCCGCTGACCTGAACACGGTTCATGGGCCGGTCAAGACCCAGTTCGGCTATCATCTGGTAGAGATTACGAAAAGGTGGTGA
- a CDS encoding PqiC family protein gives MMKAFHLKSWPFGLCCLLVLLLAGCGGKSPSVAYYSLASIEQIDPGAEPVAKLDLALGVGPVTVPEYLKKSQIATRLGGRRYQFDEFHRWAGMIEQDLARVIGNNVGFLLGTDKVMFFPWVHYFKPDYRLLVEVIQLDSDLHGDAVLSARWAVSDASGETILGSGKRDYRQALANPSYEALVDAESLVMAEFSRDLAEELRMLALQR, from the coding sequence ATGATGAAGGCTTTCCACCTGAAAAGCTGGCCTTTCGGCTTGTGTTGCCTGCTGGTTCTTCTGTTGGCCGGTTGCGGCGGCAAATCCCCCTCGGTTGCTTACTACAGCCTGGCCTCGATCGAGCAGATCGACCCCGGTGCGGAACCGGTGGCAAAACTCGACCTCGCCCTGGGGGTCGGCCCGGTGACGGTCCCCGAGTACCTGAAAAAATCCCAGATCGCCACCCGCCTCGGCGGCCGCCGCTACCAGTTCGACGAGTTCCACCGCTGGGCCGGGATGATCGAGCAGGATCTTGCCCGGGTCATCGGCAACAACGTCGGGTTTTTGCTCGGCACGGACAAGGTCATGTTCTTCCCCTGGGTACACTATTTCAAGCCGGACTACCGGCTGTTGGTGGAGGTCATCCAGTTAGACAGCGACCTGCACGGTGATGCGGTGCTCAGCGCCCGGTGGGCCGTCAGTGATGCCTCCGGAGAGACGATCCTTGGCTCGGGGAAAAGGGATTACCGGCAGGCTCTGGCGAACCCGAGTTACGAAGCCCTGGTCGATGCAGAGAGCCTGGTCATGGCGGAATTCAGCAGGGACCTTGCCGAGGAACTGCGGATGTTGGCATTGCAGAGATGA